A segment of the Magnetococcales bacterium genome:
CGCCGCTTTCGACCGTCATCCAATCTGGATTTTTCCGACCGTTCCGGTGGTCGCTTTATGCGCTCCCGGTGGAAATTTCTGCCTGTCATTCTGGTTCTGCTGGCGCTGGTCACAGTTGGGGTCAGAGGATGTGGTGGCGATGATGAAGAGGCCATGGAAACGATCACCCCTGGTGAAAGTGACACAGCCGCAAAGCCGACCCTGCGTTACGAGCGCCTGATTCCACCCAAACAGTGAAGCTCCCAATCCACTCCCGGGCCGCTCCACGCCATTTGATCTCCAACGGCCCAACCCGGCCCACACCCGTGGTTTCACACCCAGGTGTGCCAAGGGTAAAGAATCGTGGCCCTTCAAAGGCAGGCGATCCATCCCCCCTGCCAGCCGCCACCCCCTCCTTGCCGCCTGATTTGACGGCCCAAAGAGATAAAGGGCGGCCAGATAACCCTGGACCTTCCCTATCTCTCCTGGCTTTGTCGGCTTGCCTGCTGCTCGCGGTCCTGACCCCCCCTTCGGCCCGTGCCGGGGCGGACTTCCCGACAGCGAATCCCATCTTTACCAGCCAGCAAGCTGATCACCCGGCGATGGCGATGGGGGCCCCCCATCTCCACGAACCGCTTCCCCTGCTGGCTTTTGCCCAATCCACTCCCAGCACCAACAGCGGCCCGCGACGCACTCCCCCGGAGACTCTTACCGGTGAGCTGAAGATCGACCGCCAGATTTCCACCCTACCCATCGACCCAAAAACCGATCTTTCCAAGGCACCCGACGAGGTGGATTTTTTTCCAGATCTGAAGGATCCAGCCTTCGATCCGGCCCTCAAATCCCCCCCCACCACCCCTCTGAAAAGAGCAACCCCCTCCGGACCACGGCAAAAGGGGCTCCCTACCGCCACTTCTGATTCAGCCAAACCTTCCCTGGAGAGCCCGGCCACCCCGGAGCCCAGGAAGTTTGATCAGCTGTTTCCCCGGGACAAAAATGCCAACGCACCTCCCAATGACTCGATGCTGCCCCATCGCCAGGAAAAGGGAGAGCCAGCCGGAGCCAGCCAGCCGGAGATGAAACCGGAGAGCGCCTCTCCAGAGGTTGAACAAGCCGCCAACGCCCCCCACGAACCCCTGCCCGCCACCCTTCAGGATGCCACCATTGAAGAGGAGTCCCTGTCTGGACGCCAGGAGGGAAGAGGGGAGGGGAGAGATTGGAGACACCTGACCCCGGAGGCGGTCTCCGTCATCTTGAAAACAGGCTCTCCCGGATTGGCCCAACACCTGGCAGAACGCGCTCTGGCGATTGGTGGCGCCCCATTGACCGCAGCCAGATGGTTGCAGATCCAAGCGGAAGCCCATCTCCAGTTGGGGGAGTTTGAGGCGGCGCAAAAAATTATCGCCGGCCTGCTGGATGGGGAGGTGAGCGACCCTTACCCGTTGATATTGCTTCTGGCGGATGCCCGAATGGGGGTGGGACGTTATGCCCAGGCCCGGAGCCACTATTCGGAATTTCTCATGGGTCGCCCCCACCATCCCCACCGCTTCCGCGCCCAACGGGGAGTCGGCCTGGCTGCGCTGAAGCTCGGTCGCCTGCGGGAGGCGGAGCTGCATTTAAACCTCTACGCCGAGGAGGAAAACCGCCCCTCTCCCGATCCCCTGCTGATTTTGGGACAGGCCGAGCTGGCCCGGGCCAAGGGGCTCCCTGATGAGGCTCAGGCCTATTGGGAAGCGCTCCTGGGGCTGGCTGAGGCGCCTGCAACGGGTTTGGGCATACCGGAAACCACCCTGGCACCTCTGGTGGAGTGGCTCCTCGCAGAAAAGCGCTGGGGGAGGGGGGTGATGTTGGTGGAGCGGGCCATTCGCCAGTGGGGAAGCTCCCCGCAACGACTGACCCGACATGCCGATCTCCACCAGCCCAATCGTCTGGTAACAGCCCCGGCAGGGGGATGCGAAACAGGGACGGAGGCGGTGTGGCAGCGCCGCCAAGCCATCGCCACACTGCTGGATCAGTGGAAAGAACCCCTGGAGCGGGATGCCCAGCTGGAGCAACTCCTCCATCAGGAACTGGCCAACCCCTTGGGATTGCTACTGGAAGGGGGGCTGCTCAACCCGGACATTTTGGGTCTGCCGGAACCATTGCCCCCCAGCGTGCGCCTGCTCTACGCCAAAGCCTGGCACCAGATCGGACGGCTCCCCCAAATGCGGGAGATGCTCTGGGGGTTGAGCGGAGCCCAGGCCCAGGGGCTACGGTTGATACTCCTGGGAGAAGGCTCAGGGGGGCCCGGGGAGAGCCTGGAAGGGGTGCTGGGGGAGCTCTCCCGGTGGTTTCCCAAAGAGGTGGATGGGGCTTGGCAGGAAGAGCTGACCGAGATGGCCATGACCGCCCTCATGCGCTTTTTTGATCGCCGCGATGAAGCCTCTGTCCAGACTCTACGGCGCTTTTTAACGGAAAGGGATCCCCCACTGGCGGTGCTGCGGGCCTTCGCCTGGCTCGACGCCAGCTCTCTGGAACGCAAAAAAAATCTGCATGGGGCGCTGGCGGGCTATCTCTCCCTCGCCTATGAGCCGATGCCGAAGGAAATGACCGAAATGGATCGCTACCTGCCCATGGATCCCCGATTGGCAGCGGCACGGGTTTTGGTGGCGTTGGGGCTGGTGCGGGAGGCGGAGATTTTACGCTTGGAGGTTGGGGGAGAGCCGCCCCTTTAAGTTGGAGCCAATCATACCAAGCCTGGTTCAGCTAGGTGAATTAATCAAAAAAACCTTTTTGCCACAGAGGAAAAAGAGGACACAGAGAAAACAAAAAAACGATCGAAGTGCAAAACCTGCTTTTTATAGCCATTCAAATCAAGAATTGGACATATACCGTTGCATTTTTCCGTCATTCTCGCGAATGCGGGAATCCAGGGAGTCTGGCGCAAACCTTTCCAAATCTTGCATCACTTTCAGCAAAATACCGGCCTTTCTTGAAGATTTGGTTTTTCCTTGGGGGCAATCATCAGCTCTCTGGATCCCCGCCTTCGCGGGGATGACGCGTCAGGGAAGAGTGTCCAATTTTGAGATAGAACTGCTATACAATTCATATCTATTTCCTTGTTGTGTTTTTTTTCTCTGTGCGCTCTTTTTCCTCTGTGGCAAACTTTCGGTTTTGACGCGCAAAATATCAGCAGAAACAACAATTTCCACGGACAAACCCAAAGCCAACGGATTGAAGTGGAATGGGTATCAAAAAATCAGCCGCCCTTTTTCTTCTCTTTGTTTTTCCGCGCCATTTCAGCTTTGGCGATCCTGGCCTCTGCAGAACCCTTGGGGAAATGCTCAATGGCCTGGCGATAATGCCAAATCGAGGTCGGATCCTGCATCATCAAGCCATAATAGCGGGCCAACGCCAGATGACTCTGCCCCATCCGCTCCTGCTTGCCCTCCACCAAACCCAACAGATAAAAAGCCCGGGCCTCGGTGGGATGATCGCTGATTAAACGCCGCAACAGACGACCGGAGGTCTCATAGTCCCCCTGCTGGCTCCAGGTAAAAGCCAACCGGTAGATCAGATCAGGCTCCTTGGGCTTCAACGCCAACGCCGCCTCAAAGTCCGCTCCGGCGGCTGCCAAACGACCCTGCTCCAGACGCACCAGGCCCCGCTCCCGCAATAGATAGGGATCCGCCCCCTTCAGAGCGATCAATTCATCAAACAGCGCCACAGCCTCTTCCAGGTGGCCGGAATAAAATTGCGCCAGGGCCAAACCGTAGCGGTTGGCAAAGGTTTGAGCCGCATCCGGCTCGCTCTCCTGATCCAGCGCCCCCTTTTGATCCAGGCGCTTCTGAAAAAGAGCCACCGCCGCCCCCGGATCAGCCCCACCACCCGCAATCAATTTGGCGCGCACCCGCAAAAAGGATTCTCGCTCCGCCTCCGAGATCGGTTTTTGAATGGATGGCAGGGATTCCGCCTGGGCCCGGGCTTCGCTCAAACGATGGGAGGTGACCGGATGGCTCATGAGATAGGGGGCCGGGAGACTGGTCATACGCTGATCCCGGGCGACCCGTTCCAAAAAATCAGCCATTCCCCGGGGGTCAAAACCGGTGCGAATGAGATAGTGAATCGCCAAACGATCAGCTTGCATCTCCTTCTGCCGCAACAGCCCCAGCATCGACGCCTGAATGGCCGCACTGCCACCGGTCACCGCCGCTTGGGCCAGGTCACTGTTGCCGGTGGCGATCCCAGCCGTCACCCCAAGAGCCGTTAAAATCATCGCCCGGATGGAGGCGCTCTCGGCTGCTGATTTCAACTGGGCGTGATGACCCGCCACCAAATGGGCTATTTCATGGGCCATCACGGCGGCCACTTCCGTTTGGTCCTCCGCCTGCAGCAGCAAACCGCTGTTAAAAACAATGTGGCGGTTGGGCAGGGCCATGGCGTTGAGGTCTGACTTCAAGATGACATGAAAATGGACATCCTCCGGGTCCAGCCCCGCCCGTTGCGTCAAAGGTTTGCCAAGGGTATCCAAAAAATCGCTGGTTTCCGGATCAGAGATCAGGCGCAGACTCTTTTTTTCCCGACCTGCCGCAGAACCACTCCCCATCAAGAAGAGCACGATCAGCACAGCCACCATCAAGGGGGAAGATCCCACCCGAATTTTCCCCACCCGACGGGGCAGGGGCCTCACGGAAGAGGAAGGCATGTTTTTTGCATTTCTATACCACATCTATTGGGACTCTCTATTGGGCTACCCCCAAGCTGGATCAAAGGCGCCCCTTTTTTTGGGGAAATCAGCCCGACCGTTTGCACCAGAGTAGCCGATTTTGCACAATTAATCGATCCTTCCCCAATAGACTGCTGCCAATCCAGCCATGGGAGGGCTTGGGAATATTCATTTTGAATGCTGATTCCGGATGCTGGATCAAGCGCCTGGATCAAGACCCTGGACCAAGATATCCATTGAGCGGCGGACCTCTGGTCTACCCTTTAGCTGAAAGCGCCCCTGAGCTTGGCAAAGATTTGAGACCAAGCCCCTGGAAAGGTAACCTGAAACAATGAACCGCTTCCAACGACTGGTGGATCTGCGGCAGATCAAGGAAGAGGTGGCCGCTGCCGGGCTTTCCAAAGCCATCGGCCTGATGGATCAGATCCAAAAGACGATCCGGGAGCTGGACCAGGAGACCGAATCGGCGCGCCAAACCGCCCAGAACAATTTTGGTCCCCAGGAAGATCGACTACCGCCGGAGATGGTGGAAAACTTTATCAAAGGCCAAAAATGGCGGCGTGAAAAGCTACTGGCGGCCCTGGAGCAGGCCAAAAAAGAGCGCGCTGTGGCCCAAGAGCAGTGGAAAGCGGCTCGGGTGGCTCTGAAGCAATCTGAAAAACTGGCAGAAATAGATGATAAACGGCGTCTCCTGGCAGAACGCAAACAGGAGGCCCTGGAGATGGATATGGCGGGCATTCTCCGTCACCAACGAAACGCTTGATCAGGAGTTCCTACCTTGAAGGCGAAATGGCTCACCGTTTGGATGGCGGCACTGGTCATCCTGTTGTCCCACCCCTTTCCGGCCTGGTCTGCCGATAATAATAACGAGACCGTCGTCCTGCCCAGGGATCCCCTGAAGCTGCTCAACGCCCTGGAAAAGCGCCGGATCGATCTGGATGATCGGGAAAAATGGCTGGATGTGCGCCAGAAGGAGATGGAACGGCTGGAAAAAAAGCTGGCCGAACGCCTGGCCGCTCTGGAAACCCTGCGCGAGGCGATTCAGAAGGATCTGACCGCCGAAAAATCGGTGGATGACACCAATATTGCCCGGCTGGCGAAAATCTATTCCGGCATGAAGGCCAAAGCTGCTGCTGCCGGTTTGGAAACTATGGATACCGATACCGCTGTCCGTGTGCTCAAGGTCATGCGGGAAAAAACGGCGGCGAAAGTATTGGGCAAGATGAAAACCCGCAATGCGGTACGCCTCTCCAAGGAGCTGGGCATTCCCCTCTCCGAGCGCCGAGGCCGCTGAACCGAAAACGCGACACGCTGGAATACGCTCTCCCTCCCCTTCCCCCGGGAAGGGAGAGGATTCTGATCCAAGGCAACTCTCCCTATCCTTACCCCTGTAGCTGCTGCACCCACCATCTCCTGGCCCGACACCACTCCCCATCAACGGCTACAGCCCCCATACCCCAACCCTTTTCCAGGCAGCACACACTTTTCCTCCCCTGGATTTCCGCTTTCCCGGGAATGACGCCTCAAGGGAGGGCCGCCATGCCTTGCTTATCAGTTGGAATGGCCATATACGCCAAACCTGCCCCCCTCTCCCTGATAAATTTTCCATGTTTTTCGTAAATATCGTTAAAAACATTCAAGCCCCCCCCAAACCCCACCGATAAGATATTCAAGATCACGGAGCGGGCTGGTAGCAAAGAGAAAAACAGACCACCCCACCAGTCATTGATCAACCATCGGGAGAGGGATTATTCCCGGAAAAGGAGTTCCGAAGAATGGCTTTTCCAAAGAATATTCGCGCAGGACCATAGAAAGCCAACTCCGGCGAAACGCAAACACAGCACACTCGGATAACCAAGCATTCCAGGCCTGACCGAAAGGGTTCAGTCACCCGATCTTTGCCTGAATGGTGTAGAACCATCCGAACAGACGCACCACCCAACGGCCTCTCCCGGCAGGCCCCTCCGGTTCCCTTTGGGTCCGGAAACCCCGGCAGAGCCCATGAAAGTGGTAGAGGATCCGATAATTCTGGAACCTCACAGGTCAAGTGCATCTTGAGTTCGCCACAACACAGGTTGATCTTTTCAGACAAAAAGAGATGAAACAGAAACGGGAACGGCCCTACGGAAAAGCTGCGCCTGATGCACAATAAAAGATTTTTTCTGGGGCTCGACAGATAACTTTCAGGATTTGACCTATAAGGAGAACGTCCAGCAACAGACAAACGAAATACATGGAAAAGGGTTGGGTTTCCCGGCAATCACACAGCCCAATGTATCCACGGAAGGCTATCTTTCTTAAAAGAAGAACACCCCCATGGATCCCGGAACAAGCGCTCACTGAACCGTTAAAAGATGCACCGAAAATTTTAAAAATAAGCGCTTAAGTTCAAGTGTCACAAGCCGAAAAGAACAGCAAGGCCACCGACAAGGCATAAGGAAAATGCGAATCAATCGGCAAGGGCCTCGGACAAAGACATCACACCATGGGACACTAAAGAAAAGAGAACGTTTTCCCGAAGTAAAGTACCAGATCTGGGTTAGGGTTGGCCCGATAAAAAATGAACAACCCACCTCCAACCAAGGACGGAAATTACAAGCGAAATAAAACAGGAAGAATCGCTTAGGAGGCGTAAATATCATGGGATTTGCCATCAACACGAATGTTGCTTCACTGAATGCGCAGAGAAATCTATCGCGTTCAACCAGTGCGCTCGGCACCACTTTTGAGCGTCTCTCTTCAGGTCTCAGAATCAATTCCGCCAAGGACGATGCAGCGGGGCTATCCATCTCCACCCGGATGACCGCCCAGATTCGCGGTATCAACCAGGCAGTGCGTAACGCCAATGACGGTATTTCGCTGCTGCAGGTTGCGGAAGGTGCTCTGGACGAAACCACCAACTCCCTGCAACGCATTCGGGAACTGGCTGTTCAGGCTGCCAACGGCACCCTGGTCTCCAGCGACCGTGAAGATCTGCAGAATGAGGTGGAACAGCTGATTCATGAGATTCAGCGGGTTGCCCACACCACCGAGTTCAACGATCAACAGCTGCTCTGGGGTAGTTTTTCCGCTGGCAAACAGTTCCACGTCGGTGCTGATGCCAACCAGACCATCCAGGTTTCCATCCAAGCCGCTGGTGCCGATGCTCTGGGTCTGGCCCAGGTCTCGACCAACGGTACGGTCAGCACCAACCTTTCCATCAATCTGGGAAGCGGTGGTGGTAGTGCCACTTCGGCTGCAGAATCAGCTATCTCCAGACTGGACAATGCCCTGGATTCAGTGGCAGACATCCGCGCCAGCCTGGGTGCCCTGCAAAACCGTTTTGAGTCCACCATCGCCAACCTGACCAACGTGTCGGAAAACACCTCCGCCGCCCGGTCACAGATCATGGATGCCGACATCGCTGCCGAAACGGCTGCTCTGACGCGCAACTCCATTCTGCAACAAGCTGGTACTGCGATTCTGTCCCAGGCCAACCAGCAACCCCAGCTCGCCTTGCAACTGTTGGGATAGTCCTGGCCGCGGACGAGGGTTTCAAGGGGTTGGGTTGGCCCCTTAAAAAGAACAGCCCAGAACGATCCACGGAAGGATCGAGCGAGACAACAATCAATGGAGCTTTTGAAGAAGAAGGAGTACTGAATCATGGCTTTTGCAATCAATACAAATGTGGCCTCCCTGAACGCCCAGCGCAATCTGATGAAGTCGACCAACGCACTGGGAACCACTTTCGAACGTCTCTCTTCCGGACTGCGTATCAACAGCGCCAAGGATGACGCGGCGGGGCTCTCCATTTCCACCCGGATGACAGCCCAAATCCGCGGAACCAACCAGGCCGTCCGTAACGCAAACGATGCTATTTCTCTTATGCAGGTCGCAGAAGGTGCTTTGGACGAGACCTCCAACGCGCTGCAACGGATCCGGGAACTTGCAGTGCAGGCGGCCAACGATACTTACATCGATTCCGACCGCAACGACATGCAGGATGAAGTCAATCAGTTGCTCAGCGAAATCGACCGTATCGCCACCACAACCGAGTTTAATGACACGCTGCTTCTGAGCGGATTCACCGGCAAGGATTTTCATGTTGGAGCCGATGCCGGTCAAACCATTCAGGTCAGCATTGACAACGCCACCACCGCCTCTTTGATCAGCAATGGTGGTTCCGATGTCATCGTCAGCAATCAACAGAGCGCCAACGCCACCATCACCAGGATCGACAACGCCCTGGATTCGGTGTCTGACATTCGTGCCGGTCTCGGCGCCCTGCAGAATCGTTTTGAGTCTACTATCGCCAACCTGACCAACGTCTCCGAAAACACCTCGGCGGCCCGGTCTGCGATCATGGATGCGGACATCGCTGCTGAAACAGCTGCTCTGACCCGCAACTCCATCTTGCAGCAAGCTGGTACGGCGATTTTGGCCCAAGCCAATCAGCAGCCCCAGTTGGCTTTGCAGCTCCTGGTGTAGTAGGGCAACAGGTTCGTGACCATGGGACCGGGCCGGTCCCTTGAAAAGAAAGGCCCACGACCATCCAAGGAAGGAAGAAAACGGCAATCTGCCGAAAAGGAACACCAAGGAGACTCAACTCATGGCTTTATCAATCACCACCAATGTGGCATCCCTGAATGCTCAGCGTAACCTGGGTAAGGCTACCAGCGCTCTGGGAACCACGTTTGAAAGACTCTCTTCCGGACTGCGCATCAACAGCGCCAAGGACGATGCAGCGGGTTTGTCCATCTCCACCCGGATGACAGCTCAGATCCGAGGCACCAACCAAGCCGTACGCAACGCCAACGACGCCATCTCTCTGATGCAGGTGGCTGAAGGGGCTCTGGAAGAGACTGAAAGTGCTCTACAGCGCATCCGGGAACTCGCGGTGCAGTCGGCGAATGACACTTACACCGACGAAGACCGCATGGATATGCAGGCTGAGATGGATCAGCTGTTGGCGGAAATCGATCGGATCTCTTCCGACACGCAGTTTAACGACACTGGTCTGCTCAGTGGTGGTTTTTCCGCCGGAAAAACCTTCCACGTGGGCGCCGATGCCGACCAGACCATCATCGTTTCCATCGCTCTGGTGGACACCGATAATCTGGGTGCGCTTTCCACCAACGGCAACATCATCGGTGGCGGCTCTCTGACCAACCATGTTGGTACCGGTATCAGCACCCAGACCCAGGCCAACTCGATGATCACCATCGTCGATGGCGCCATCGACCAGATTTCCGACATTCGCTCGGAGCTGGGCGCGCTGCAAAACCGTTTCGCATCGACCGTCAACAACCTGACCAACGTTTCCGAAAACACTTCGGCAGCACGGTCGCAGATCATGGATGCGGACATCGCTTCTGAAACAGCGGCTCTGACCCGCAACTCCATCCTGCAGCAGGCTGGAACGGCCATCCTGGCCCAGGCCAATCAGCAACCCCAGCTCGCCTTGCAGCTGCTGGGATAGGCCAAAAGCCAAGCAACATCGCTTAATCGCGGGTTAGGGTTGGCCCGGTTACAACGAACAACCCAAGTTTATCCAAGGAAGGAAACAATTCACGGAATTTGAGGAAGTTCCGTTAAAGGAGAAAGAATCATGGGATTCTCAATCAATACCAACGTTGCGTCCCTGAACGCTCAACGCAACTTGATGAAAAGCACCAACGCCCTGGGAACCACCTATCAAAGGCTTTCCTCGGGTCTACGTATCAACAGCGCCAAAGACGATGCGGCCGGTCTCTCCATCTCCACCCGGATGACCGCTCAAATCCGAGGCATCAATCAGGCGGTACGCAACGCCAACGACTCCATCTCCCTGGTGCAGGTTGCCGAAGGGGCGCTGGATGAAACCACCAACTCTCTGCAACGGATCCGTGAACTGGCTGTTCAGGCGGCGAACGATACCCTGACCGCCGGTGACCGGGAAGATATCCAGAAGGAGATGCACGAGCTGGTGGCTGAGATCCAACGGATCTCCACCACCACGGAGTTTAACGATCAATCCTTGCTTCAAGGCAGCTATGCTGCTGGTAAAACCATGCACGTCGGTGCCGATGCCGGCCAGACGATCACGGTTTCCATCACCAACGTGAGTGTCGGTGCCCTGGGTGTCAACTCTACCCAAGGCGGGGTCTTCATCTACAGTGCCACCCATACCGATGCCAGCATGCAGATTGATGCCAACTCGGTGATCAACGTGGTGGATGCAGCCCTTGATTCGGTAGCCGATATCCGTGCCCAGCTGGGTTCCTATCAAAACCGTTTTGAGTCTGTCATCACCAATCTGACCAACGTGTCGGAAAACACCTCCGCCGCCAGAAGTCAGATCATGGATGCTGACATAGCCTCTGAAACTGCCAACCTGACCAAGAACGCCATCCTGCAGCAAGCCGGTGTGGCAATCCTGTCCCAGGCCAATCAGCAGCCTCAGTTGGCTCTGCAGCTCCTCTCATAAGGCGAAAGCACATTTGAGCATCATCTCGCCTGACAGGAGGGCAGTACCATGAGTGAAGTCACCGGAAGGGTTGGTCCCGTCCCGGTGGAATACAAGGATAGAGTCAGTTCCGCCGAGGTTCGGCAACGTGTCATCAATCGCGGTGGTGGTGGGGATTATCCCCGGAAGGCCAAAGAGGTCCATGAGGCCGCTCAGCAAAAGCAGAAGGAAAAGGGGGATTCCCCCTCTGCAGCGGTCTCATCGGATACTCTGACCAAGGAGATAAACCACCCGCTCAGCCGTTCCAACTCGCTGCGTTTCAGTATGGACCAAGAGTTGAAACAGGTGGTGGTAAGCGTCGTTGATAAGGATACCGACAGCGTGATCCGCCAAATTCCAGATGAACAGATGCTTGATCTAGCCAAGCAGATGCGTGATCTGGAAGGTGTGTTGTTGAACACCAGGGTTTAACCGCCCAACCTAGCCGGCGGCTCGGAAATCATCCCGAGCCGCCGGTTGTCATTCAGCCCCCCGCTCTTCACCCCACCGGACCTTGATCCAGCCAGACCTTGATCCAGCCAGACCTTGATCCAGCCAGACCTTGATCCAGCCAGACTTTAATCCACCCAGGCTTTTTTCCAGCCAAACCATCACGCCTCAGAGCCTCGCCCCCGTATAGTCAGCCTGATGCGAGGCGGCACTATCCTTTCATAAAACCCCGATCCCACTCTGATTTGGTTGTTTATGCACCAGAGAGGCGCTTGGTTCAGTCAAAAACAGCTGAAACAGGCCGGTTTTGCTTCCCTCAAACCCATCCAATTGTATGGCGATAAAATGTCCAGCCATTTTGTGACCGGTGACAGGAAGCCCCGTTCAGCCTGGTTCCCCTCACCCAGATCCTGCGCGCCTCTTTCCCTCCCGTTTTACAGCCAAAACCGAGCCCGCCTCCCTTGCCCGGGCTGGGTGGTTTTTATAGGCTCTTCCCTTCAGGTGAGTGGACCCGTCTCAACATCGTGAGAAGGGTTTCCTGCCTCCCGGACACCTCTCCCCCGGCAAGCCTGCCCCCCCTCTCCACTTGAACTGATCCGGTTTCAAATTCAGATAAATTTCACTTTTATCTCAAGTCCCCCATCCATACACCGATAAAGAGAGTAGGCATTTTGTACCCCACGACTTGAACAGGGCTTGATCGGGTTCATTTTCGTTTTTTGCAAGTGTGATGCATTTTTCACTCAAGGTGGGTCAATAATGGCCGAAAAGAGATTAAGGGGAAAAACAACAATGAACTGACAGCCGCACCCGTCCCCCCCTTCGGCAACTGATTCAATAACAAAGGAAAAGGATCCATCCCACCCAAGAGAGATGAAAATATCACCGGAGCTGCCCATCAAGAGGTAAACCGGAAACACCATACCGACCCCAAAGGATCCCAACCCCAAGGGCCACCATAACAAGCTGTCAAACAAGATCCGATCAACACGTAGCCGTATGACTCCCCCAAGGGGGAACGCAAGCTGGTATCAGGAGAAAACAATGGCTCTTTCCACCAAATATTACGTCGCCGCCTTAAATGCCCGCCGGGAGCTGCATACCCCGGGGGTAAAGGCCCTCTCTCGGCTCACCTCCGGTAGAGCGCCGTTGCATGTGCCTTCGGAAGATGCTGCGGGCATGGCCTTCGTCAACAGTATGGCCCGAAAAATCCGCGATATGAACGGCCCCATCCGGGAGGTCAATGACGGTATTTCCATGGCCCAAGTGGCTGAAAATGCCTTGAAGGAGACCTCCCAGGCCCTCCAGCGGATTCGGGATTTGATGGTAGAGAAGGATTCTGCCAGCCCGGACAACTCTGAGGCGATTCAAAATGATATTGCCCGGATGGTAGCCCAGATTGAACAGATTGCCGATGGGGCGCAGTTCAACGGCCAACCCCTGCTCCAGGGCAATGTGAATGACTTGACCTTACCTGTGGGTGGCTTTGAGGATCCCAACCTGACCCTGACCATTCCCCGGGCCGATCTGACGGCGTTGGGGCTTGATGCGGATCCGGCCAACGAAGCCTGGGAGGAGGGGGCCGACGATCCATCCCCTGCCAACCCTCAAAATCTGGCTGCGGTGGATGGCGCCTTGGATTATGTCCAGGGGATGCGCTCCGACCTGCAAGAGGTGTTGAGCCGTATCGGTGAAGTGATGGAAAAAAGCACCCAGGCGCCCGCTCCCAGGGATCCCATGGCCCTGCCCGTCATGGACAATGATCGCGCTGCGGGTTCCGCAGATCAAACCCGGGAGGCCATTCTCGACCGCCCCCACTCAGCCCTGCAAGCCCAGGCCAACCAGGATAACGACGTCTCCCAAAAGCTCCTCTCCTGATTCATGGCCTTTTTGCCAACCCCCCTCTCCCAGGCAACCGGGAGAGGGGAGCAATGGCAATCATCACTGTGATTCCGAATAAAAAGGCCTCATCGGTCCTACCATATATATAGAAAGGCCACCCCCCCTATATATAGAAAGGCCACCCCCCCTCCATATGGAAAAGCCACCCCCCTTCACTCCCAACCCTGAAAGCTTGAGAAGTGGCCAATATAAGGTATGCGAGTGGGGTGGGTATCATCTCCCCTATCCGAGAACTAACGCCGCCCGCTCTTCCTTCGACGGGTGTCGGCCAGACCCGACTCCTTGATTTTGGCCAGGATGCGTTTATGCAGGAGGGGATTGCCTGCCA
Coding sequences within it:
- the fliJ gene encoding flagellar export protein FliJ is translated as MNRFQRLVDLRQIKEEVAAAGLSKAIGLMDQIQKTIRELDQETESARQTAQNNFGPQEDRLPPEMVENFIKGQKWRREKLLAALEQAKKERAVAQEQWKAARVALKQSEKLAEIDDKRRLLAERKQEALEMDMAGILRHQRNA
- a CDS encoding flagellin FliC, translated to MGFSINTNVASLNAQRNLMKSTNALGTTYQRLSSGLRINSAKDDAAGLSISTRMTAQIRGINQAVRNANDSISLVQVAEGALDETTNSLQRIRELAVQAANDTLTAGDREDIQKEMHELVAEIQRISTTTEFNDQSLLQGSYAAGKTMHVGADAGQTITVSITNVSVGALGVNSTQGGVFIYSATHTDASMQIDANSVINVVDAALDSVADIRAQLGSYQNRFESVITNLTNVSENTSAARSQIMDADIASETANLTKNAILQQAGVAILSQANQQPQLALQLLS
- a CDS encoding flagellin FliC; this encodes MGFAINTNVASLNAQRNLSRSTSALGTTFERLSSGLRINSAKDDAAGLSISTRMTAQIRGINQAVRNANDGISLLQVAEGALDETTNSLQRIRELAVQAANGTLVSSDREDLQNEVEQLIHEIQRVAHTTEFNDQQLLWGSFSAGKQFHVGADANQTIQVSIQAAGADALGLAQVSTNGTVSTNLSINLGSGGGSATSAAESAISRLDNALDSVADIRASLGALQNRFESTIANLTNVSENTSAARSQIMDADIAAETAALTRNSILQQAGTAILSQANQQPQLALQLLG
- a CDS encoding flagellar protein FlaG — encoded protein: MSEVTGRVGPVPVEYKDRVSSAEVRQRVINRGGGGDYPRKAKEVHEAAQQKQKEKGDSPSAAVSSDTLTKEINHPLSRSNSLRFSMDQELKQVVVSVVDKDTDSVIRQIPDEQMLDLAKQMRDLEGVLLNTRV
- a CDS encoding tetratricopeptide repeat protein, with translation MPSSSVRPLPRRVGKIRVGSSPLMVAVLIVLFLMGSGSAAGREKKSLRLISDPETSDFLDTLGKPLTQRAGLDPEDVHFHVILKSDLNAMALPNRHIVFNSGLLLQAEDQTEVAAVMAHEIAHLVAGHHAQLKSAAESASIRAMILTALGVTAGIATGNSDLAQAAVTGGSAAIQASMLGLLRQKEMQADRLAIHYLIRTGFDPRGMADFLERVARDQRMTSLPAPYLMSHPVTSHRLSEARAQAESLPSIQKPISEAERESFLRVRAKLIAGGGADPGAAVALFQKRLDQKGALDQESEPDAAQTFANRYGLALAQFYSGHLEEAVALFDELIALKGADPYLLRERGLVRLEQGRLAAAGADFEAALALKPKEPDLIYRLAFTWSQQGDYETSGRLLRRLISDHPTEARAFYLLGLVEGKQERMGQSHLALARYYGLMMQDPTSIWHYRQAIEHFPKGSAEARIAKAEMARKNKEKKKGG
- a CDS encoding flagellin FliC translates to MAFAINTNVASLNAQRNLMKSTNALGTTFERLSSGLRINSAKDDAAGLSISTRMTAQIRGTNQAVRNANDAISLMQVAEGALDETSNALQRIRELAVQAANDTYIDSDRNDMQDEVNQLLSEIDRIATTTEFNDTLLLSGFTGKDFHVGADAGQTIQVSIDNATTASLISNGGSDVIVSNQQSANATITRIDNALDSVSDIRAGLGALQNRFESTIANLTNVSENTSAARSAIMDADIAAETAALTRNSILQQAGTAILAQANQQPQLALQLLV
- a CDS encoding flagellin FliC, whose protein sequence is MALSITTNVASLNAQRNLGKATSALGTTFERLSSGLRINSAKDDAAGLSISTRMTAQIRGTNQAVRNANDAISLMQVAEGALEETESALQRIRELAVQSANDTYTDEDRMDMQAEMDQLLAEIDRISSDTQFNDTGLLSGGFSAGKTFHVGADADQTIIVSIALVDTDNLGALSTNGNIIGGGSLTNHVGTGISTQTQANSMITIVDGAIDQISDIRSELGALQNRFASTVNNLTNVSENTSAARSQIMDADIASETAALTRNSILQQAGTAILAQANQQPQLALQLLG